A single Tachypleus tridentatus isolate NWPU-2018 chromosome 9, ASM421037v1, whole genome shotgun sequence DNA region contains:
- the LOC143226592 gene encoding sodium/calcium exchanger 1-like → MLHIYDNESYEQDILFYVELGDPKLEEDVEENARKNADESSGNPELTEAEKIALLGKPRLGENYKATIRIKESKEFKNTVDKLFQKANVSLTIGTSSWKEQFVEAITVSVGDGEDEDEGNGDEEKMPTCSNYIMHFFTLFWKIIFAFVPPTDYVDGWLCFVFSIIVIGFLTAIIGDLASHFGCTLGIKDSVTAIVFVALGTSVPDTFASKVAAVNDKYADSSIGNVTGSNAVNVFLGIGIAWSVAAIYHAIKGTSFLVNPGSLAFSVTLFCVCAFLTALTLMLRRHRAVGGELGGTKKYKLPTTLFFIGLWLLYILMSILETYGIIVGF, encoded by the exons ATGCTACATATTTATGACAACGAGAGCTATGAACAAGATATTTTGTTCTATGTTGAATTGGGAGACCCGAAATTGGAAGAAG ATGTTGAAGAGAACGCCAGGAAGAACGCCGACGAGAGTTCTGGAAACCCAGAGTTGACGGAAGCTGAAAAAATTGCGCTGCTAGGAAAACCTAGGCTGGGAGAAAACTACAAGGCTACCATACGTATTAAAGAGAGTAAGGAATTCAAG AATACAGTAGACAAACTGTTTCAGAAAGCTAATGTTTCACTGACAATTGGAACCTCTTCTTGGAAAGAACAATTTGTAGAAGCCATTACTGTCAGCGTAG GTGATGGTGAAGATGAAGATGAAGGCAACGGTGACGAAGAAAAAATGCCGACTTGTTCCAATTATATTATGCATTTCTTTACACTTTTCTGGAAAATTATTTTTGCCTTTGTTCCACCGACAG ACTACGTGGATGGCTGGCTTTGCTTCGTTTTTTCAATTATTGTGATCGGCTTTCTTACCGCCATCATCGGTGACCTGGCTTCGCACTTCGGATGTACTCTCGGTATTAAGGACTCTGTGACTGCTATTGTTTTCGTTGCTTTGGGTACGAGCGTTCCAG ATACTTTTGCTAGCAAAGTGGCAGCTGTCAACGACAAATACGCCGACTCCTCCATTGGAAATGTAACCGGTAGCAACGCTGTTAACGTGTTTCTTGGTATCGGAATCGCCTGGTCGGTAGCAGCAATTTACCATGCCATCAAGGGTACCTCTTTTTTAGTTAACCCTGGCAGTCTGGCATTTTCTGTAACACTCTTTTGTGTTTGTGCTTTTCTGACTGCGCTCACTCTCATGTTGAGGCGCCACAGAGCCGTCGGAGGTGAACTCGGAGGCACTAAGAAGTACAAATTACCGACTACACTGTTCTTCATTGGTCTGTGGCTCTTATACATTCTGATGTCGATTTTGGAGACTTATGGAATCATTGTCGGGTTCTAA